Proteins found in one Triticum aestivum cultivar Chinese Spring chromosome 4D, IWGSC CS RefSeq v2.1, whole genome shotgun sequence genomic segment:
- the LOC123095726 gene encoding uncharacterized protein, producing MGCKELPTYYPVGIFIPFQSDHHCVSYTVGSSAEMILSYCSGHVYLYFPVMMSKK from the exons ATGGGTTGTAAGGAACTACCCACCTATTATCCAGTTGGCATTTTCATACCGTTTCAGTCCGACCATCATTGCGTCTCCTATACAGTGG GGAGCTCAGCGGAGATGATTCTGTCATACTGTTCCGGACATGTGTATTTGTATTTTCCAGTCATGATGAGCAAAAAGTGA